aaccagaaaaccctccagctcagttcaagaataggcctgtggaaagttacttcttcaaaaacaaaagtatcccatatcatctcttctcatttttcttctctttatccttcatgctacctgcaaaatagggagaatgtgaacaatcagccggagttctgattgcttaccttgtctgtcacctctttcagcaaatcccctagctcggcgacttgggggactcctactacatggtttgtatcgcgcttgaccaagcctgaaactacaagtaagcttcaagtgaaattgatacattaccttgtgcatctccacaagttaaagataccacccctggatggaggaagagtacttccagagaatatgccacatctacctatgagacagataaggcaagtcaagacgataccacactccgatacttagaagtttcgtgattacgagatcattctcccacaatatttcctaatgtcatttgtactaaatcattcacttgtactcactaaaggagagcttgaacctatgtacttgtgtaaacccttcacaattaatgagaactcctctattccgtggacgtagctaatctgggtgaaccacgtacatcttgtgtttgctttcctatctctatccatttatatacttatccacactaatgaccggagcaatctagcgaagatcacaaaaagcgaccgttttcgctacctaggatctatcttgcaagagaacggagaattagatggagatctcaaccatagaatacaagctggatggatgaagtgtaagagtgcatccggcgtgttgtgtgaccgtcgtaggccactgaagctcaagggaaaattttataggatgacaATAAgaccagcgatgttgtatgacacagaatgttgggcggtgaagcatcaacacgtacacaaaatgggtgtagcggagatgaggatgctttgtaggatgtgtgggcacacgagaaaggataagattgggaatgaggatatccgaggtaaagtaggagtagccgaaattcaaggaaagatgagagaaaatcggttccggtgatttggacatgtgcaaagaaggcctattgacgctccggttcgaagatgtgactacgggacagaggttcagggccgaaggggtagaggaagacctaggaaaattttggaagagactctaagaaaagacttagagtacttggatctaacggaggacatgacacaaaaccgagcgcaatggcgttctaggattcatatagccgaccccacttagtgggaaaaagctttgttgttgttgttgttgttgttgttgttgagaagTACACAGAAAATGCAGTATTTAACAAAAAGACGTATGAATATGATACATGTATAACAAAGGTGTGCATTATGGATAGTACAAACATTGCATGGCTTTAACATGTGTTTGCAATTTCATGGTGTGGTTAGATTTCTGTTCCAtattaatttcatatttcatatcaCATTATGCTTAAAGAATGTTGTGTTAATTAAAATAAGAGAAAACATTTAGAGCTCTAGCGGTTCTGATGATGGTGTTCTGGATGTTCCAGTGGATGTTGAGGAGTTTTAAGTAAAAGAAAAGCCTTATGTGGAAGAGTTAGAATGTAATTGctatacatggaagacttggaATGTAATTACTAGGACAGAATTACAAACAATTTTGTAGTACACCTAGAAGACGAGTTTTCATTCCTTTGTGGCTCTTCGTTATTGGTATATAAattttaactatttttttttccctcacccaattcacctctcccagaccttgcgtaaagcgggagccttgtgcactgggtacgacgaccCAATTTATTATGTTCAGTTCTGGCATTCCCCTCAAAACTTCGTTTATGtatcatttttctcttttttctgtgTTCAGCTCACATACCTTACGTATATATTAAAGACTACGATACAGTCAGAGAATCACAGCCTGCATCGCTTGCTTCCTCAGGTGCGTACTTCTATTTTGAGAGTAAATTCAAAACTCTTATTTGCTTTCACTATGTAATTGTTATCACTAACTATTATATTTTCTGTCTTATTGTATTTCCCATGTAGAGAGCTAGAACTAGAAGGACAGTAAAATGCTCGAATAATGGAACATAATTGAGATTATGCCCGAGATATTTGGTAATCTTTCTGCTTTCCCAAAACCAAATCACAATTTGTTTTAACACAAGAAAGATGCTCTGTTAATCCAGGGATATGGcaccctctttgttttttggATTGGATTTGGTGCATTAtcgaataaattatttatttttttgagagAATTATCAAATAAGTGCTTATGTATGCTGTCTGCAGATGTTACAGTAACAATTGCAAATACAAGTTCAGAGGAAGATCATATTCCTTTTGTGGTGCAGCTGGAGTTCGTTATCGTCTGCGGTATTCTtcaactcaagttgtatgaaaaTGCTTGGGTGCTTTTGAAATGTCGACAATAGAACCCTTTCCTTCTTTTAACTTGattaatctaattttttttttctattaaatGATGGAGTAGCCGATCCTAGCCCATTTGAAACTCAAGAAGAGATTGAAATTGGGGAATGCTCACTGAGGCtggtaaggaattgaaattggcAATTAGGAAGTGACAACTTTTATTTGATCTAAGTGCAGAGTCATTGGATGGAATTTTTGTTGCAGTATATAGTTAATAAGGTCAAGTGCTCATTGAGGCTTTCTTTTTACTGTAGGTAAGTCAAAGAAAgctaagaaataaaaaaggaaggATGGTAATTCATTTGAAACTGGAGAAGAGATTGAAATTGGTGATGCTCACTGAGGTTGGCAAGGAATTGAAATTGGAAATTGTGAAGCGACAACTTTTGTTTGATGTGAGTGTTGAGTCATTGGATTGCAAGTGCTCATTGAGGCTTTCTTTTTTAGTGTGGGTCAGTCAAAGAACGCtaagacaaagaaaaagaaggatggTAATTCATTAAAGTTTGTAAGAGTTACTTTTCACTAACAGATTGTCTTGCATCACCTCCTTTTATACTTATGCTACAAGGATTCAGGACTCAATCTTGGATATATGTGCAAGTGCATTTAAGCCACATCACCATCATTCTCAAATTCATATGAAAAACTCATGTAAATTGTATATAGCTTGGACTTAGAAATCCGCCCTTTTGGATGTACATAGGATGCAAATTGAAAGATTTATTTTACCATGTGAATTTACCTAATAGTTTTACCACAAGATGCTGGGTCGATTGTCTCAAAAAATTCTTTCAATAACTGCTGGTAAAACTCAAGAGTCATCCAAAAGTTCATGGTCACCATCAGCTTGTGCACCAGTTTCGGATTGTGTCTCCTATCAGAATGAGGAATAATAAAgaaaacttttaattaaaatattttctttgatcaaatattaAGCATACGCCTAAGTAAAAATGATTTCTGTTACATTTAGGgtaaaaatattatattttcagCTTATACTAGCTATGGCCAGTGCATGATTATATTTTAGCTTATATTAACTACGATTACTGTATGGTTACCATTTTCAGCTTACACTAGTTaaaattatacatatactaaaactcagttGGGCTGACACTATTTTTCACTGTTTGTGAACAGTTAAATGGCGGTAATGCCCTTATTTGCTTCTCTGTTTTCCGTTTCTGTACAGCGAAGTGGCGGATTTATCCTTGCTGCACGCGTCTCTCATTCAAAAAATCAGATCGCTCATCGCTGCTTCTCCAAACCTATGCTTTGACTACAACTTCTAGATTTTTCCTTTTGTGTAGATTGAATATCATGATTTGGATATGAACTCAACGGTCCAGGCCGGGTACCAGTTCCTCatttattaaagaaaaataaagggatGTTGGGGAAGCCGCGGGATCTTgattcaagaaaaataaaagaacgcGCGGGGTGGGAAATTTAGGCGGGAAGGTAGACGCCATTATTTACAACGTGTTATTTGGTACCCAAATATATAGAAAATTTACTTTACGATATAACACGAAGTCTTAAAAGAGAAGGATAGTGCGTTGTATAAATTGTCAAATACGAGACACAACGCTTAAGccgtaaatatttttatttaacaacTTGCATAAAAGAGATGTCGGGAATGCGACATTATGCGCAAGTATTACAACATGAATTTTATGAATATCATGAATAATATCATTTAAGGCATGCCCGTCTGTACACCGTATATTTCATGTATTGTCTTATATACTTTCTCATTCTTAAATCAGTTGTGATTATGTGTAGTTCATGTTTCTAGGTGTAAAATTGTTCATACAATCTCACTCTAATTGGTAAgccaaaaagaaattttttaacattttcaaTCCTAATTATCCCCATTTCAGCCAATGCATATTTTTTCCACCTAAAAGTCTTTGATGCATGTCTTTTTTTTTGAAGTATTGAAACATTAAGGGTAATCAtacaaaatggtccttgagatttacttgatcaatagaaatggtccattagatttcaaatcaatagaaatggtccatgagattgttcaccatctatgattttggtcattctgttaaaaactcccttaagtgtcccggaactcttggccggaagtttggggaattttcaaagcttcgtaactcaatcgtttcttaaccaaatttgacccataatatatcaaaatgaagataggaaaatgtagaacaagattatacctatttgcaAGCCCAATGATACCCGAagatggccagaaaatagcGTCAAAGGTGACTGGTACGGgggaaaattggaaaactcgccggaaactgggtaaactttaaacgttcataacttattcaatactcaacgaaattaagtgattcaaaaacgaaaatcatacttctcgacgagacgaagagaatggtatatTTATTTACTGCTaactcgaaagtggctaactcaaaaatggttagccactttcgagccgttgtcTGACCAAACCACGGGGAGTTAGTCTTCGAAAAAGGTACCGTTCTCTTCGTCTAGTCAAGaagtattatttttgtttttgaatcactcgatttggttgagtattgaagaagttatgaacgtttaaagtttacctagtttccagCGAGTTTTCCATTCCTTCGAACCAGttacctttcaggctattttccggccatctttgGCAACAATTgtgcttccaaataggtataatcttattctacacttttctatcttcattttgatatattatgagtcgaagttggttaagaaacgattgagttacgaagctttgaaaattgcccaaacttccagccaagaactctgggacacttaaccgagtttttaacggaatgatcaaaatcatggatggtggacaatctcaggaccATTTATattaggggggtgtattcaattgagaatgtgagagattttaatggatttataaatccatggatttttatggagtttaattgatttgtagagattccatataaaattttgattcaattccctccaaatctcatgggaagaggtgagatttgtggatgcttaaaatacactacgaaatctctccaattccctctaattcctcaactttctcaaattctttaaaatcaatttctaattgaatacacctggaatgttataaacttctttaaaatcttaattgaatacacctagatttctaaggattttaataaactatcttaaaattctaattgaatacacctagaatttcagagaatcatttaaaatcccaattgaatacccctagattcattaaaagaattaaaatcctttaaaatcccaattgaatacacccccttaatttgaaatttcagagaccatttcTATTGGTTTAAAATCTCAAGGATCATTTCTATTGATTATGCAAATATCAAGAAACATTTTGTATAATAACCCAAACATTAGTTGttcgaaatttgttgagcaCTAGAAACTTTAGAAGGTAAGTCTTTCATTGCTTCCCACCTCTTCATCCTTGCTCCGCCGCGAATCGAAACTAAAAGTTGCTCATCCAAATCAATTTCGGTTCACTCAAATCCTTAGAAccctaaaacccaaatttctccAGATCATTACAAAATTCAACGgcaaacacaaaacacaaaacccagaTCCCTAAACTCACTCGATAACGTGTCAAAGGCTGGGCATCCAGTTCTCACACGTGGCTCCTGTTGGATCCAGTATGCTTTTGCTGCTGCCAATCTACATGTAAAGCTTAAATTtacatacaattttttttatttattttattggaaTTTGGGCTTTTTGTTCCTCCTTAATCCCAAGTTCTGTAATTTATGCAACTTCGATCGAAAGACATGTTTTTTATTACTGAAAATTGTTAACCCCAGTTTAGATATTCATTTGCTCATTAAAATAGCGTTTTGGGTTCCGTAACCGAACCTTCTTGCTCCTCTTTTAACTCTAGAATCTTCAGAATATATGTGGGTTTTGCTTTGAATTTGATAAACCTCTCTGTGTTCGTGAGCTGATACATTTTTTGGGTACTAAGTCGAAATTTTGTTGGATAGGATCCCATAACAAATATGAGGAAGTATGTGAATCATCACTCAGCAAGGGTGATTGGAGATAGAAATTGGGTTATTCCATTCATTACTGGCTTTATCATATTCATTACCCTCTTTTTCTTAAAAGGGTTTTGGCTTTGGAAGGAGATGGAGATCGGTGTCAATGATCGGAGTTCGTCGCTGTGTGGATGATCCCAGTGTAGCGCTGGTTTTCAACTCTGGTGATTTGTAGGGTTTTGGGGCGTGAATTTTTGGGGATTTCGTTTGGATTTCTGGGTAGGCAATTGTCACCTCTATTCAActtaaatttatttccctttttttgtttctcaaatttgtttgatggAAAGATTGTTTTATCCTTTACTAAACAGTTGTTAGGATTAAtagttttgatttcttttgaatttattttttatttgattttgaagcCCTGAATTTTGCAAGGACTGTCTACCCTGTATGTACACCAGATGCTCCTGACATTTCAAATAAGGTAACTTCCCAAACACTGATGTTTCACTTTTTTACTGGTTTATGTAATCCATTGAGTTATGTAACTTTACTAATATTCGTTTACTAAGCAAGTTAAATTGTTATTTTCGGTTTGTCAATAATTTTGCTTTTCTACTCTACATCCTGGATTAAGAGGTTGCCATGTCAAGGAGTTCAAGTTTTGCTTAATAGATAACAGTTGTTTTTAAGCTTAGTCTGTAATCTGTATGGTCTTGATCATGTCTTTTATTTTGGTGGCAGTTAGGTGTCACTAGATGGTCTACTAAAGCAGCTAAGGGTATTGAAATCAGTTATGGTTGATTGGTGGTGGGGAATTGTAGAGGGATATGGTAGACATAAGTATAATTGGAATGGATACAAGAGGCTCTTTCAGATGGTACATGCCTGTTTTATATAAATACGTTTTTTCACTTGCAGAAGCTTTTTTCTCTCAGTGGGCATATAAATACCACCTGtggttaattgttttgcaaTCTTTGTGGTCATTTTTATTCTTTCCATGGTTTCCTGTAATGCTTGGCAAAGTTTTGAGATTTAGTCTCTACAATGTGGGAACCAAGGAACTCACTTCCCTTTCATGCTCTGAATTCACACTCAGTCTGGAGATTATATAATCATTTGGGCATGGTTTCTCTCTAGGATAAAGCTTCTGTCTGGCTATATATATGGAATTGGGTTTGTGTAATTAATGTCAAATAATTGAGTTCAACATAGTTATATTCCTTGGCTTAAGCTTTCATCTTccttccttcgtttttcaaaaGAGGTTAattttatactcattttttaAGAATTATGCATAGTGGTTGTTAAATAATTGGGGCATTTGAAAGTCCTTGCTTCTGTAATTGTGAGATGATTATTGTGTTTTGctttatttaattataatataggggtgatggaaaatttaatttatgcaggtgttttcatttttttcttcctagCTATCAATTTGGTTTTGCACATGATGCCAAAAAGAACTAGGAATGGCAAAAGAAATCAGATGGTACAAGATCATACTTCTAGAAGTCCCCGCAGCGGAGTGCGGGCTTTTTTGCTAGTGTACTTGAAAAAGCTTATACGGTAAGACCACCTTATCCTTgaaacaaatttcttttttaatttagaatCTGGTTTTCATGCATTTTATTTTCATGTTGTTTTTGCTGGTGTGTTTAGTAACTTGTTCCTACTTTTCCTTCCGAGGACGTCGAAAACCTGTTTGTTGTGGTTTAGGAAAAACCAATTTCTGATTAGATACATTCTCTATATGTCTTGAGGGTGCAcgtgtattattttttttctcgtCATTCCTCCATTATGAAGTTGCTCTCCTCATATTGTTCTGGTCATTTCATACTATCCCCTATACTACCACCCTACATTATGTTAATGTTTTGTATGATAACAAGTTATGCACTTCATTCCTGACCAGTTAAACGCTCTGCCTCGGTTCGATCAACGTTTAGGCTCGTGACATAAAACTAAATGCAATCTAAGTCATTGGGTATGGAGGATGTTCTTCCTGCATATATTGGGATTGAACATGCAACTTTTATTTCATAGTTGGAATCTGTCTCATATGACCCTTTGGTTCTGGACGATTGATGGCTGTATGCAACTTGTCCATGTCACCAAGCCGTACTCGCCAAGTTTTAAATCCCGATTTCTTGTAGATGACAGCTCTCATTGAAGGAGAGTTCTCTTTACCccaactccttttttttataacaaggcTATTAATTGTTTCGTcctttttggggtttttgttCTCTCCAAAATTAAAAGCTGAACAGACGGTACCTAATTCATGAAGGTTGATACGTTTCTTAGTATTTGACACTTTGTTGGTGTCTGGACGTTTACGGACGTGTTTGATCCCTGCCAGTGAAAACGgttgttttttttatgaaacagGGACTCTGACAGTTGGGAAACCCGTAGTAGTCAATGTTGTGCTCTTCTCCAATTACAATGGAGGAATTCTGTGCTGTGTCTATTGTCACAGAGGTTGGTGCTTACGTTTCAAATTTGTACATGAAAAGTTTTAAGTTTGTAAAGTTACAGATGAGACAacttattgttattattttgcaaatCATGCTAACATGCCTCTATTTGAGAAATTTGTAGGTAAATGGTGATTGGTGAGGCTCATGCGGGAAAATAATGTCCAGGTTGGTCCTGAGGTTGACAAGTACGTTTCAGAACATGATAATCTGGCTCGAAGGTGTGTGTTGGTTTCCATTGATGGAAAGATTGCTGGGTCTTTTGCTGTAACTGACCCAGTGAAGCCAGAGGCTGCACGAGTCATCTCTTATCTTCACTCGATAAACATTACAAGCATCATGGTTACTGGTGATAACTGGGCTACAGCGGCAGCCAGTGCGATGGAGGTTGGCATTGATAAAGTGTATGCTGAGACGGATCCACTAGGAAAAGCTGATAGAATCAAAGAATTACAGTTACGATTATATAATAGTTACAGGGGTGGTGTGAGTGGATTACAATTACCCAGCTCCACAAGTAATTTTGTTCTGGTTTTGAACGCAGATTGAGGATTACTAAATTATATTTCAAATGACTTATCTAGGGTAAAATAATGTCTTATAGAAATCTTCAAACACATTTTTCTATATTAAGTTTGTTTCTGACTTGATATGTGAATTATCCATCTAACATAGTGTTTTCTGACCTGTTAAAGTGGATTTGGATGCAGATGAAAGGAATGGCGGTGGCAATGATGGGAGATGGAATTAATGACCCTCCGGCTATAGTTGCAGGAGATGTTGGCATGGCAATTGGTGCTGGCAGCGACGTAGCTATAGAAGCTGCTTATAGTTCTGATGAAGAGCAACTTGGAAGATGTAGTTACAGCCATTGATCTCTCTAGAAAGACCATGTCTcgaatttgattgaattatGTCTGTGCCCGGGGCTACAATATCCTCAGCATGCCGGTGGCTGCTGGAGTTTTGTTCCCTTTCACTGGAATTCGATTACCACGGTGGCTTGCAGGTGCATGCCTGCTTCATCTCTAAGTGTGGTATGTTCTCTCTTGTTGCAGTCATATAAGAAGCCTTTGCATATTCAGAGCGTCTCCAATGGCAAGTCTGCATGATAGTGAATGTGCGTATCTGAACTAGTTTTCAACCTCTGGTTGTTACTTCCCTTCTTCGTATTGGTGCAATGAATTTGTACATGCGATCGTGATTAATAATTTAGAAGCATAAGACCATAACTCTTGGACCGTTTGCTTTTTTCTGTTCAGAAAAACTGATTAGCCAAGTTTAGATGATTTTCGAATCCGAAGAGTGTTCAACTAGAGCTTGATTACATGTAAATGTCGGCGAAAACATTTCATGCGGAAGAATTTAACTGTTATGTGTTTGGTTGCATTTGCATTTGCATTTGAATCAAAATGTATGTCATCATTAAATATCAATCTTGAAATTTATGGTGTTGTTTGTTTTGATGGTGAACTGAAGACTAAAATTCCACATTTGGGCATCTCCAGCTGTGCCCACAAAATGTCACCACCACAGACCAAAACATCCTTACCACTCGTTGCTCACTTCCAAGTTGCAATTGGTAGGTGTTGCTTACGGCGTACGCCACCTTCAAGCTATCAGCAAAAAATGAATGGTGTGTGTTTTATAtgtaaaaaaatccaaaaaatccaaaaaatggATGGTAGGTGTTCCTTACCACTCGTCTTCGTTCGACTAGTCTAAGTCTCCTCACCTTGACATAGAAGCCGGGCAAGTCTAAGTCGTTCACAAGTCTTGGTAAAACCAACTCGTTTCCttatttatgtgaatgtaaTGAGTTATAGTTTTCGATCAAATTTAAACCGAAAGACGAAAACTACTACAATTAAGGAGAGAAGTCGGTTCCTACTATCAAAAATGTTGTCGATGATACACTGTTTATGTTATATCTATATGGTGATTATGGCTAATTACTAACTGCAGGTGCATTTGCAACTGGGTTGGCGTTAGCTGCTGTGCTGGCCACCACAGAGTCACGGCCTTAAATCTCTCGCACATGGGTCTTGCCGGAGTTATTCCTCCGCATCTAGGCAACCACTCATTTCTCGTTGAGTTAGGCCTTAAGAATAATAGCTTTCATGGTCCCCTACCGCAAGAACTGTCTCGTTTGCGCCGGTTGAAGGCGATTAACTTTGGAAACAACAGCTTTATGGGAACCATTCCTTCGTGATTTGGGTCCTTTGCTAAACTTCAAACCATCAAATTGTACGGTAATGGCTCCTCTGGTTTCATACCCGCTGCTATCTTCAACTTATCTGCACTCGAAATAATTAGTTTGAGCACGAACCAGCTATCAGGTACGTACGTACCACCATTACCAACAGCTAGGAATATAAATTAATGTTGCTTGCTTCATGATTACATTTTAACATCTAAATATAAGATGTATAACAATCATCTCCTTCGTTTTTTTGCCTTCTTTTTTGTTGGAATGCATGCACATATTTAACAGGTAGCATACCCAGAGAAATTGGCAACTTAACAATGGTGAATTGCATAAACCTTGACGACAAGAAGTTCGAAGGTATACTGTATGACTTAGGTTTTGTTACATGTATACTCGCAGATATCCACACACACTGTGTGAATAATTTCAttccattttgttttttgtactatgaagtgtgattagtttttaaaattctaaaaaataaatcaattataaaaaaggggtgtgatatccacactccctttttacttttcacacactcttCTAATCTTGAGTCGTCGGATTagatgaaatgaagaagatcaacggacataaattaacaaggggtgtgtaagaagtaaaaatgggtaaaggtcgtacccagtgcacaaggctcccgctttacgcagggtctgggagaggtgaatgtcggctagccttacccccatttatggagtgCTTATAAAAATTGGGAAAATGATGAGCAGTTTCTTCTAAAGTAGGcatgttttttatttactatcttattttatttttaatttttaaatatggCATGTTATGGTGACCTAGCTGTGAGGTTGCCCTAAATAACAACAAAAGTTATGTTCATGTAATTACTAAagagatgtgatatccacacatcctattttacttctcacacacctttttaattttcgaccgtcggatcgaatgaattgaagaagatcaacggacagaaattatcaaggggtgtgtgagaagtaaaatagggtgtgtggatagcacatccctta
This window of the Malus domestica chromosome 03, GDT2T_hap1 genome carries:
- the LOC139194081 gene encoding uncharacterized protein codes for the protein MPEIFDVTVTIANTSSEEDHIPFVVQLEFVIVCADPSPFETQEEIEIGECSLRLVSQRKLRNKKGRMVIHLKLEKRLKLVMLTEVGKELKLEIVKRQLLFDVSVESLDCKCSLRLSFLVWVSQRTLRQRKRRMVIH